CCCTGGTGACGGGGGCGGGAAGCGGGATCGGCAGGGCGTGCGCCGTCAGGCTGGCCGCGGCGGGGGCCAGGGTGCTGGTCGTCGACAGGTCCGGCGCGGCGGCCGAGCGGGTGGCGAAGGAGATCGGAGGGGTCGCGGTCACCGCCGATCTCTCGCTCGACGGCTTCCTCGGCGAGCTTCCCCGCGAACCCGTCGACATCCTCGTGAACAACGCCGGATTCCAGCACGTCGCGCCGATCGAGGAGTTCCCTCCCGAGATCTTCGCCACCATGCTCAAGGTCATGCTGGAGGCCCCCTTCCTGCTGGCCAGGCACGTGCTGCCGGGCATGTACGCCAGAGGCTGGGGCCGCGTGGTCAATGTCTCCTCCGTCCACGGGCTGCGGGCCTCGCCGTACAAGGCGGCCTACGTCGCGGCCAAGCACGGCCTCGAGGGGCTGTCGAAGGTGATCGCGCTCGAAGGCGCGGCCAAGGGCGTGACCTCGACCTGCGTCAATCCCGGCTACGTCCGCACCGAGCTGGTCGAGAGGCAGATCGCGGCCCAAGCCGTCTCCCACGGCATACCCGAGAGCGAGGTCGTCGAGCAGGTGATGCTCCAGCCCGCCGCGGTGAAGCGGCTGATCGAGCCGGCGGAGGTCGCCGAGCTGGTCGCCTACCTGTGCGGCCCGCACGGCTCCTTCGTCACCGGCGTCTCCCTTCCCGTGGACGGTGGATGGACGGCTCGCTAGCCTTCCTCGACCTGCTGGCCAGAGAGGCGTCGGCGGTCGAGTTCGAGGGCCCGATACTCAAGGCCAGGGCCGAGGGCGCCAGCCACCAGGTCATCGAGGAACTCGAAGAGGCCAAGCTGCGGGCACTCAAGGTCCGCGCGCTGCTGCGGCGCAGGGCCAGACGCGAGGCCGAGCTGAGCGCGCTCTACGACACCGCGGGCGACCTGGCGGGCCTGCGCGACCTCGACGCCGTGCTCGAGGCCATCGTGCACAGGGCCAGGCAGCTGCTCGGCACCGACACCGCCTACATGACGCTGCACGACCCCGACAGGGGCGACACCTTCATGCGGGTGACCGACGGCTCGATCTCGGCCGACTTCCGTGCGCTCAGGCTGGCGATGGGCGCGGGGCTCGGCGGCCTGGTGGCGCAGACGGCGACGCCGTACTCCACCGCCGACTACTTCGCCGACGCCCGCTTCAGGCACACCGCCGAGATCGACCACGCGGTCAAGGAGGAGGGCCTGGTCGCCATCCTCGGTGTGCCACTGCGGCTGGGACGCAGGGTGATCGGCGTGCTCATGGCCGCCAACCGCAGCGCCAGGCCGTTCGCCCAGGAGGAGGTCTCGCTGCTGGCGAGCCTCGCCGCGCACGCGGCAGTCGCGATCGACAACGCCAGGCTGCTGCAGGAGACGCGCAACGCCCTCGACGAGCTCTCCCACGCGCACCGGATCGCCAGGGAGCACAGCGACGCGGTGGAGCGGGCCGCGCTGGCCCACGACAGGATGACGGGGCTGGTGCTGCGCGGCGGCGGCATCGAGGACGTGGCGGCCGTGGTCACCGAGGTGCTCGGCGGCACGCTCGCCGTCCTCGACGAGACGGGACGGCCGCTGGTCGGCGAGGTGGAGGACGGCGTCCTCGACCAGGCGGTGCCCGGCCGCACGGTCAGGAGGGGCGACCTCATGATCAGCCAGAGCGCGCCGCTGTGCACGCTGGTCCTGCGGAGCGACGACGCCGACGAGCGCATCCTGGAGCGGGCCGCGCTGGTCTGCGCGCTGCTGCTGCTGTTCCGCAGGAGCGTCGCGGAGGCGGAGGGCAGGGTGCGCGGCGAGCTGCTCGACGACCTCATCTCCCGTGCCGCCGAGGACCCGCGCGGCCTCACCGACCGCGCCCGCAGGCTCGGCGTCGACCTGTCCGCCCCGCACCTGCTGGTCGTGGCCAGGCACGACGGCCAGCGCGAGCGCGCCGCGTTCTGGGCCTCGTCGCAGGCGGCGGTCGCCAGAGGGCTGGCGGCCGCGCGCGGCCAGGAGGTGGTGCTCCTGCTTCCCGGCACCGACCCCGGCGGCACCGCCCAGCGCGTGGCCACCGAGCTGACCGCCTCTCTCGGCTCCCCCGCGACGGCCGGCGCGGCCGGCCCGATCACCGAGCCCACGCACGTCCCCAGGGCCCACAGGGAGGCGCTGCGCTGCGCCGAGTCGCTGATCGCGCTCGGCCGGGCCGGCGACGGCGCCGGCGCCGCCGAGCTGGGCTTCGTCGGCCTGCTGATCGGCGAGGGACGCGACGTCCGCGCCTTCGTCTCGGCCACGCTCGGCCCCGTCATCGACTACGACGAGCGCAGGGGCACCGCCCTGCTCGGCACGCTCGCCGCCTACTTCGCCTCGGGCGGCTCCCCCTCGCGCACCGCCGAGGCCATGCACATCCACGTCAACACCGTCACCCAGCGCCTCGACAGGGTCGCCAGGCTGCTCGGCGACGGCTGGCAGGAGCCCGAGCGCGCCCTGGAGATCCAGCTCGCCCTGCGCCTGCGCCACATATCCGCGGCGGGGACTGTGGGGCCGACGCCCATATAAGTGACGCCGGTCACTCTTTACCGTGGGCGAAACCCCCCAGAAAAGGCGAACCTATGAGCATCAAAAAGATCGTGGCCGCGAGCCTGATCGGCACCACCATCGAGTGGTACGACTTCTTCCTGTACGGCTCGGCGGCGGCCCTCGTCTTCAACGTCCTGTTCTTCCCCGACTCCGACCCGCTGACCGGCACGCTCCTCGCGTTCCTCACCTACGCCGTCGGCTTCGTCGCCCGCCCCCTCGGCGGCCTGGTCTTCGGCCACTTCGGCGACCGCCTCGGCCGCAAGACGCTGCTGGTCATCAGCCTGCTGCTGATGGGCGTCGCGACCTTCCTCATCGGCTGCCTGCCCACCCACGCGGCCATCGGCGGCGCGGCACCGCTGCTGCTGACCGCGCTCCGCCTGGTGCAGGGCTTCGCGCTGGGCGGCGAGTGGGGCGGCGCCGTCCTGATCGTCTCCGAGCACGGCGACGCCGGCAGGCGCGGGTTCTGGGCCTCGTGGCCGCAGGCCGGCGCGCCCGGCGGGAACCTGCTGGCCACGGGCGTGCTGGCGCTGCTGGCCGCCTTCCAGTCCGACGAGGCCTTCCTGTCGTGGGGCTGGCGTGTGCCGTTCCTGCTGTCGGGCGTGCTGGTGATGGTCGGCCTGTGGATCAGGCTCTCCATCAGCGAGTCGCCCGTCTTCCAGCAGGCTCCCCCGCTGGAGGACAAGACGCCGATCGTGGGTGTGCTCAGGCACCACTGGCGCGACGTCCTGGTCGCGATCGGCGCCCGCCTGGCCGAGAACATCTCCTTCTACCTGATCACCGTCTTCGTCATCACCTACGGCACGACCGTCGTCAAGCTGGACCGGGGGACCGTCCTGAACGCGGTCCTGATCGGCTCCGCGATCCACTTCCTGACGATCCCGCTCTGGGGCGCGCTCTCCGACCGCCTCGGCCGCCGCCCCGTCTATCTCGCGGGCGCCGCGGGGATCGGCGTGTGGATCTTCGCCTTCTTCCCGCTGATCAACACCGGCGGCTTCCTGGCGATCACCCTGGCCGTCACCGTCGGCCTGCTCTTCCACGGCATGATGTACGGCCCGCAGGCCGCATTCTTCTCCGAGCTGTTCGGCACGAGGATGCGCTACACGGGCGTCTCGATCGGCGCCCAGCTCTCGGCCATCGTGGCGGGCGCGCTCGCCCCGGTCATCGCCGTCAGGCTGCTGCAGGAGTTCGGCTCGTGGGTCCCGATCGCCGGCTACCTGGCCATCGCCGCCGTGCTCACCCTGGTGGCGGTCTACGCCGCCCGCGAGACCCAGGGCCGCGACCTCGCGGAGAAGGTCAACGCATGAAGGTGACCACGTCGCGGCTCACGCAGAACGTGCTGGAGGGGCCGCGCGCCGAGGGCGAGCCCGTGTTGTTCGTCCACGGCAACGTCTCCTCCGCCGCCTTCTGGCGCGACACGCTCGCCGCCATGCCGGACGACTACCGCCCGCTCGCGGCCGACCTGCGCGGATTCGGCGAGAGCGACCCCGCCCCCGTGGACGCCACCCGCGGCCTGCGCGACTTCTCCGACGACCTGGTCGAGCTCGTGGCGGCCATGGAGCTCGGCCCCGTCCACCTGGTCGGCTGGAGCATGGGCGGCGGCGTCGTGATGCAGGTGCTGCGCGACCACCCGGCTCTGGTCCGCTCGCTCACGCTGGTCAACCCGGTCTCACCGTACGGCTACAGCGGCACCGAGGGCGCCGACGGCGTCCTCACCCACGCCGACGGCACCGGAGCCGGCGCGGGCGCCGCCAACACCGACTTCGTGGCCAGGCTCGCCAAGGGCGACACGTCGGCGGAGTCGCCCACCTCGCCGCGCAGCGTCTTCCGCACCTCCTACGTCGCCAAACCGGTCGCCGACGAGGACTTCTACGTCGCCTCGATGCTGACCACCAGGGTCGGCGACGACAACTACCCCGGTGACGCCGTCACCTCCGCGGCCTGGCCAGGTGTGCGCCCCGGCACGCGCGGCGTGCTCAACGCCCTGGCCCCGACCCACTTCCGCATCGACGACCTGCACACCGTCGAGCCCAGGCCGCCGATCCTGTGGATCAGGGGCGCCGACGACGTGATCGTCTCCGACGCCTCGCCGTTCGACCTGGCCCAGCTCGGCCTGCTCGGCATCGTGCCCGGCTCGCCGGGCACGCCGGCCCAGCCCATGGTCACCCAGACCAGGGCCGCGCTGGAGCGCTACGGCGACTACCGCGAGGCCGTGCTGGCGGAGTGCGGCCACAGCCCGCATCTCGAACACCCGGAGGAGTTCCGCCGGCTGCTGGTGGCGCACCTTCAGGCGCGCAGGTAGCGGTGCGTGCTCGCCCGTGCCAGCCGTACGGCGTGCCGTGCTCCTGGCACGCGCCGGGCCAGCCTGCGCAGCGCCGTGTCGCGGCCCAGCGGGTTGCGTTCGGGGTCGACCGCGGCGGCCGGCCTGACCTCGATCCTGCCGCGGCGCATCTCGAGAGCGAAACGCAGCCCCGTCTCCTTGTCCTCGAGGCGCAGCGACGTCAGCCACGCGCCGGGTCCCAGGTGCTCCTTGCCCGGCATGATCCGCTTGACGGGCACCTTGGCGACCAGCTGACCCGGCGTCTTCCCCGGCAGGCCCGGCTCGATCAGTGCCGGCGCGCTCACCTCGCGGCCCCAGCGCGTGGGGTCGCGCAGCACCAGCTCCATGGCGGGGCCCCCGCTCGGCGGCACGTACGGCACCGGCACCACCACGTAGCAGTGGCCGTCGCGCTTGGTGACGGTCGCGGAGGGTGAGACCAGGGCGATCGACTCGGCGAACGTCTTGGGCTCGACGCACAGCCCGAGCTCTCCCTTGTCGCTCCAGTACGGCACGACCAGGCGCCTCCTCGGCCGTTCGGCCAGCACGCCGAGGCAGGTCAGCGGACCCTCCGACCTGGCCCTGGCGGAGGCACGGTGCGCTCCGCCGTACATCCTGACGTGGACCTCCCAGTGCCCGGAGGGCAGTGAGTCGCCGACCGCGGCGGTGCCGACGTCGATGCGCGCCCTGCCGTGCACCTGGACGCGCACCCTGCCGCGCTCGTTGATCCGCACGATCTCGCCGGCCACCGGGACGAAGTAGATGTCTCCGGTCTCCTGCTGCCTGACGTAGACCTCGATGCGGGCGCGCTCGACCTCTTCGGTGACGTCGGTGACGTCCTCGGGCAGCAGGGTGGCGTCGACCGAGCCGGGCGGGCGCCAGTAGAGGCGGTCGCCCTCCTCGCGGAAGCGGGCGGGCTCGCCCGCGTGCGTGTAGATCTCCACCTCCAGGCCGAAGTCCAGCGCGGCGCCCATCCAGCACAGGTCGACGAGATCGGCCCTGAGGCCGCCCCTGCCCCAGTCGTTGGCGAAGCTGACGAGCTGGTCCAGGCGGCCCGCCCGGAGCAGGACGGCCACGGCCCGCAGATGCACGGGCAGGTGGCGGTCGAGCCGCTCGGGGAAGCGCTCCAGGACCAGCCTCCTGAAGGTGGTGAAGAACGCCCCTCTGTCCACCGAGGAGTTGGCGAACCTCGCGCCCACGAACGGGCGCAGCACGGTGGTGCGGAACCAGTGGGCGTACATCCGGTCGCGCTGGCTGCCCTCCTCGGTGCTCGCGTCGATGAGGTCGAGCAGCGCGTGGAGTTCGGTGATCACCACCGAGGGCGGGTCGTCCGGCTGTTCGTCCTGCTCGCCGAGGTGGCAGCAGACCTCGCCGGCCAGCACCGTGACCACCTTGGCGGCGAGGTAGGCGCGCAGCGAGAACGCCTGCTCGGCCACCTTCCCCCCGGGTACGGCGAAGCCCAGCCGGTGTTCCTCGAGGAAGGCCCGCCGGAACAGCTTGTGCGGGGTGAGCAGGGTGAGCAGCTTGTCCCGCAGCACGTCGGCACGCGCCCGGTTGGCCTCGAAGGCCGCCATCGGCGGGCCGCCGTCGCGCACGAGCCTGCCGATCAGCACGTCGGCGTCGCACTCGACGGCCCGCTCGTACATCATCTCCAGTGCGCCGCGCGTCAGCCTGTCGCACTGGTCGAGCAGGTAGACGTAGTCGCCTCTGGCGCTGGCGACGCCCACGTTGCGGCCGCGCACCGCCGAGCGGGTGTGGGGCAGGTGCAGGACCCGCACGTTGCGCCGGACGGCGGCGATCGTGTCGAGCCGTTCGGCGATCCCGTCCGTGGAGCCGTCGTCCACGAAGATCACTTCATAGTCGTCCGGTGGCAGCGTCTGCTCCAGGACGGAACGGATGCATGCGTCGGCGGTCTCGCCTGGATTGTGAACATTCACGATCACACTGACCTTCACACGGCCAAGCGTGAGCCGTCATCCGCTCAACGGCGAGCGGACTTGCCCATCACAGAGGGTGTCAGTACCAGCCCCTTGCCATGGAATGGCTCCAGGCACCACAGGGCGTGCCATAGCGGCCCTTGATATAACCCAATCCCCACTTGATCTGGGTCGCCGCATTGGTCTGCCAGTCGGCGCCCGCGCTGGCCATCTTGCTGCCGGGCAGCGACTGTGGGATGCCGTAGGCGCCCGAGTAGCGGTTCATGGCCCGCTCGTTCCAGCCGCTCTCCTTGTGCCAGAGTTTCTCCAGGCAGCCCCACTGGTCGTCGCCGAAGCCGAAGCCCGCGAGCATGCCCTTGGCCAGGGCCTTGTTGCTGCCGGGCGAGGGGGTGCTGCCAGGGGGGAAGTTGGCGGCCGGGATGCCGTCGCCGCCCGGGCCCTGGGCGACGACCTTGATGGGGTTGAGCTTCGGCTTGTTCTTGCGGCTGTCGGCGAGCTGGTC
This window of the Nonomuraea africana genome carries:
- a CDS encoding 3-hydroxybutyrate dehydrogenase encodes the protein MTEELTGRTALVTGAGSGIGRACAVRLAAAGARVLVVDRSGAAAERVAKEIGGVAVTADLSLDGFLGELPREPVDILVNNAGFQHVAPIEEFPPEIFATMLKVMLEAPFLLARHVLPGMYARGWGRVVNVSSVHGLRASPYKAAYVAAKHGLEGLSKVIALEGAAKGVTSTCVNPGYVRTELVERQIAAQAVSHGIPESEVVEQVMLQPAAVKRLIEPAEVAELVAYLCGPHGSFVTGVSLPVDGGWTAR
- a CDS encoding helix-turn-helix domain-containing protein → MDGSLAFLDLLAREASAVEFEGPILKARAEGASHQVIEELEEAKLRALKVRALLRRRARREAELSALYDTAGDLAGLRDLDAVLEAIVHRARQLLGTDTAYMTLHDPDRGDTFMRVTDGSISADFRALRLAMGAGLGGLVAQTATPYSTADYFADARFRHTAEIDHAVKEEGLVAILGVPLRLGRRVIGVLMAANRSARPFAQEEVSLLASLAAHAAVAIDNARLLQETRNALDELSHAHRIAREHSDAVERAALAHDRMTGLVLRGGGIEDVAAVVTEVLGGTLAVLDETGRPLVGEVEDGVLDQAVPGRTVRRGDLMISQSAPLCTLVLRSDDADERILERAALVCALLLLFRRSVAEAEGRVRGELLDDLISRAAEDPRGLTDRARRLGVDLSAPHLLVVARHDGQRERAAFWASSQAAVARGLAAARGQEVVLLLPGTDPGGTAQRVATELTASLGSPATAGAAGPITEPTHVPRAHREALRCAESLIALGRAGDGAGAAELGFVGLLIGEGRDVRAFVSATLGPVIDYDERRGTALLGTLAAYFASGGSPSRTAEAMHIHVNTVTQRLDRVARLLGDGWQEPERALEIQLALRLRHISAAGTVGPTPI
- a CDS encoding MFS transporter gives rise to the protein MSIKKIVAASLIGTTIEWYDFFLYGSAAALVFNVLFFPDSDPLTGTLLAFLTYAVGFVARPLGGLVFGHFGDRLGRKTLLVISLLLMGVATFLIGCLPTHAAIGGAAPLLLTALRLVQGFALGGEWGGAVLIVSEHGDAGRRGFWASWPQAGAPGGNLLATGVLALLAAFQSDEAFLSWGWRVPFLLSGVLVMVGLWIRLSISESPVFQQAPPLEDKTPIVGVLRHHWRDVLVAIGARLAENISFYLITVFVITYGTTVVKLDRGTVLNAVLIGSAIHFLTIPLWGALSDRLGRRPVYLAGAAGIGVWIFAFFPLINTGGFLAITLAVTVGLLFHGMMYGPQAAFFSELFGTRMRYTGVSIGAQLSAIVAGALAPVIAVRLLQEFGSWVPIAGYLAIAAVLTLVAVYAARETQGRDLAEKVNA
- a CDS encoding alpha/beta fold hydrolase codes for the protein MKVTTSRLTQNVLEGPRAEGEPVLFVHGNVSSAAFWRDTLAAMPDDYRPLAADLRGFGESDPAPVDATRGLRDFSDDLVELVAAMELGPVHLVGWSMGGGVVMQVLRDHPALVRSLTLVNPVSPYGYSGTEGADGVLTHADGTGAGAGAANTDFVARLAKGDTSAESPTSPRSVFRTSYVAKPVADEDFYVASMLTTRVGDDNYPGDAVTSAAWPGVRPGTRGVLNALAPTHFRIDDLHTVEPRPPILWIRGADDVIVSDASPFDLAQLGLLGIVPGSPGTPAQPMVTQTRAALERYGDYREAVLAECGHSPHLEHPEEFRRLLVAHLQARR
- a CDS encoding glycosyltransferase family 2 protein, producing MKVSVIVNVHNPGETADACIRSVLEQTLPPDDYEVIFVDDGSTDGIAERLDTIAAVRRNVRVLHLPHTRSAVRGRNVGVASARGDYVYLLDQCDRLTRGALEMMYERAVECDADVLIGRLVRDGGPPMAAFEANRARADVLRDKLLTLLTPHKLFRRAFLEEHRLGFAVPGGKVAEQAFSLRAYLAAKVVTVLAGEVCCHLGEQDEQPDDPPSVVITELHALLDLIDASTEEGSQRDRMYAHWFRTTVLRPFVGARFANSSVDRGAFFTTFRRLVLERFPERLDRHLPVHLRAVAVLLRAGRLDQLVSFANDWGRGGLRADLVDLCWMGAALDFGLEVEIYTHAGEPARFREEGDRLYWRPPGSVDATLLPEDVTDVTEEVERARIEVYVRQQETGDIYFVPVAGEIVRINERGRVRVQVHGRARIDVGTAAVGDSLPSGHWEVHVRMYGGAHRASARARSEGPLTCLGVLAERPRRRLVVPYWSDKGELGLCVEPKTFAESIALVSPSATVTKRDGHCYVVVPVPYVPPSGGPAMELVLRDPTRWGREVSAPALIEPGLPGKTPGQLVAKVPVKRIMPGKEHLGPGAWLTSLRLEDKETGLRFALEMRRGRIEVRPAAAVDPERNPLGRDTALRRLARRVPGARHAVRLARASTHRYLRA
- a CDS encoding lytic transglycosylase domain-containing protein is translated as MSERPAPEVPRGRRRPARSSALTPKRILIAGLTVVVVFGGGGFVAYTAYQNATAPPKPGLTMGEMSGLFGSGDPFAEDPSADVLKAAAVDAMRKDQLADSRKNKPKLNPIKVVAQGPGGDGIPAANFPPGSTPSPGSNKALAKGMLAGFGFGDDQWGCLEKLWHKESGWNERAMNRYSGAYGIPQSLPGSKMASAGADWQTNAATQIKWGLGYIKGRYGTPCGAWSHSMARGWY